ATCCGCGGATCGAAGTAGCCGTAGAGGATGTCCGCGGCGAGGTTCGAGAGCATGTACATCACCGCGACGACCAGGATACAACCCTGCAACAGCGGGATGTCGCGGCTCTGGATGGCGGTCAGCATCAGTTTGCCGATGCCCGGCCAGTAGAACACCTGTTCGAGCACGACGACGCCGCCGAAGGCGTAGCTGAACTGAAACGCGATGACCGTGATGACCGGGATGATGGCGTTCCGAAGCGCGTGTTTGAGAACGATGACCCGCTGGGTCATCCCCTTGGACCGAGCCAGCTTGATGTACTCCTCGGACATCACTTCGAGCATCGACGACCGGGTCATCCGCATGATGTACGCGGTGAGTGCGAATCCCATCGCCGACGCCGGGAGGATGAGGTGAGTCAGCGTTCCCACCGGGTCCTCGCTCGGCGGGACGTATCCGCCGGTCGGGAGGACGTTCAGCCAGACGGCGAAGACGAGGATGAACACCAGTCCCCACAGGAAGATCGGAATCGACACGCCGATGAAACCGAACATCGACGCCAACAGGTCCGGCATGTCGTTCTGTTTCACCGCGGCGATGACGCCGAGCGGCAGCGCCAGAACGACCGCGATGACCGTCGCCGCACCGGCGAGCAGGAGCGACCGCGGCAACTTCTCCGCGATGAGCGAGATGACCGGGTCACCGAACCGGAGCGACGTCCCCATATCGCCCTGCAGAAGCCCGAGCACCCAGTCGATGTACTGGACGTACAGGGGCTTATCGAGGCCCATCTGGGCTTGCAGCGCGTGGATGGACTTGTCAGTCGCGTTCGGCCCGAGGATGAGCAACGCGACGTTTCCGGGCAGGATCGTCGTCACGACGAACGTTATCAGCGTCACGAACAGGAGGGTTAACACCATGAACCCCAACCGCCGCAGTAGATAATCAGACATCGACATGGTGTCCCTCCATCTTATTCGTCCAACCAGTTGTCTTCGAATCGGAGCGTCGAACCGTCGGCTGTTCCGATCTTACCCTTGTACTTCTTCGAACCGGCGTACAGGTTCGCCTGCCACCAGAGCAGGAGGTGACCCGCGCGGTCCTCGTGGAAGATTTTGGTCGCTTTCTTGTACAGGTTAGCACGCTTGTCCTCGTCGTACATGTGCCGTGCCTTCTCGACCAGTTTGTTGTACTCGCTGTTGTTCCAACCGGTGAAGTAGAACGCTCCCTTCGGGTGGAGGAACTTGTAGAACGAGACGTCCGGGTACGTCAGCGCGAGGTACGAACTGGTCGTCGCCTCGAAGTTCTGCTTGCTGTACACGTCCGAAAGCCACGTGCTCCACGTGATCTTCTGGATGTTGAGGTTGATTCCGGCGTCGGATGCCTGGTCGGAGATGACTTTCGCCCCCTGCACCTGCGTCGGGTAGGACTGCGGAATCTTGAACGAAACCGAAAAGCCGTCGGACATTCCCGCCTTCTTCAGGTGTTCCTTGGCCTTGTCGAGGTCGCGCGGACGCGGTTTGATGTCCTTGTCGACCCACGGACTGCCGGGTGCCGCCGGAGTCGCGGTCGTCTTACCGGTGCCGTACAGCGCGGCCTCGGCGATTTTCTCCTTGTCGAGCGCGTAATCGAGCGCGAGACGGGCGTGTTTGTTGTTGAACGGCTTCTTGTTGCAGTTCAGTCCGAGGTAGACCAGCGCCTTCGGGAACTGCTTTTCGAAGCGGACGGACGAGTCGTTTTTGAGCGACTCGACGTCCTTCGGCGGGACGCCGTTGATGAAGTCGTACTCACCCGCACGGAACGACTGAAGGCGCACGTCGGGGTCCTTGATCTCGCTCTTGACGATCTTGTCGAGGAACGGGCCGTTCTCGTCGCTGGCGTTCCAGTAGTCGTCGAACTTCGTCATCGTGAACGAGGTTTCGACCTCGCGACTGTCGTACTGGTACGGCCCGTCCCGATGGGTGCATTGATCTTTTTCTTCTTCGCCTGTTTCTCGGGGACGATGTGCATCTCACCGGTAGACATCCGCGAGAGGAACGGCGCGAACGGTTCGGACAGTTGGATGACGAAGGTTTGATCGTCCGGGTTCTTCATCGAGTCCACGAAGTCGAAGAAGCCGGTGGCGAGGTAATCGCCGTTGGAGATCCGATCGAAGGTCGCGAGCACGTCCTTGGACGTCATCTCGTCGCCGTTGTGGAACTTCACACCCTTTTGGAGCGTGAACTCCAGTTTGGTATTGTCGTCGGACGTCGTCCACTTCTTCGCCAGATGGGGCTTGAGCGAGTAGTCCGGAGCCAACCGAATGAGCGGTTCGGTGATGTTTTCGAGCACGCGGTTGGTCGCGGCGGCACTTTCGAGGTGCGGGTCGAGTCCCTGCACCGGGACAGCACCGCCCCACTGGAGCGTTCCACCGGATTTCGGGCTTCCGTCGCCTCCGCCACTGCCGTCCGACCCGCCGGAATCGTTCCCTCCGAGACATCC
This sequence is a window from Haladaptatus sp. R4. Protein-coding genes within it:
- a CDS encoding ABC transporter permease, producing MSMSDYLLRRLGFMVLTLLFVTLITFVVTTILPGNVALLILGPNATDKSIHALQAQMGLDKPLYVQYIDWVLGLLQGDMGTSLRFGDPVISLIAEKLPRSLLLAGAATVIAVVLALPLGVIAAVKQNDMPDLLASMFGFIGVSIPIFLWGLVFILVFAVWLNVLPTGGYVPPSEDPVGTLTHLILPASAMGFALTAYIMRMTRSSMLEVMSEEYIKLARSKGMTQRVIVLKHALRNAIIPVITVIAFQFSYAFGGVVVLEQVFYWPGIGKLMLTAIQSRDIPLLQGCILVVAVMYMLSNLAADILYGYFDPRIRYGGSE